The proteins below are encoded in one region of Opisthocomus hoazin isolate bOpiHoa1 chromosome 26, bOpiHoa1.hap1, whole genome shotgun sequence:
- the CNTNAP1 gene encoding contactin-associated protein 1: protein MGPRRLLALLLAACTGLLGGRARPCYDELVAPLYSSSIGASSRYNIFYSASFARLHSTSGWSPDPRDKQPWLQIDLMQKHRIHAVATQGTFNTYDWLTRYIVLYGDHPTSWKPFFQQGSNWTFFGNVNESGVVRHDLHYPILARYVRIIPVAWNPRGKIGLRLGLYGCPYRSHVLYFDGDDAISYRFRAKRISTLEDDISFNFKTLEQDGVLMHGEGSQGDFITVELKQAQLLLHISLGSSPVHGREGRTTAAVGSLLDDQHWHSLRIERYGRHVNLTLDGEVNRFRCHGTFDQLDLETELFFGGVIDQDKQHLTYRQNFRGCVENIIFNGVNIADLARHRRPNIRFEGSVGHYCQDQLNTPITFAGIDNYVRVPGIPRRNRLAVSFRFRSWDTAGLLLYTGFADRLGSLEVMLSEGQINVSIAQPGKKKLEFAAGHRLNDGFWHSVQLVARDGSAVVTIDDDDGAEFRVAHPFQLRTGSQYFFGGCPKPATVTGCWSNQTSFHGCLQMLSVDMQPLDVELLVQHRLGQYFNVLFNVCGITDRCTPNLCEHDSRCVQSWDDFTCVCDLTGYKGETCHKSLYKESCDAYRVSGKTSGNYTIDPDGSGPLKPFTVYCDIREDRAWTIIRHNRHYATRVTGSSVDQPYLGAVEYWNASWAEVSALANASKYCEQRIELHCYSSRLLNTPSGLPFSFWMGRHDERHYYWGGSRPGIQRCACGLDKNCADPKYFCNCDADHALWRTDKGLLTFVDHLPVTQVVVGDTNRSGSEAQFLLGPLRCYGDRNTWNTVSFNKGTALLFPTFQANHSLDISFYFKTTASSGVFLENPGSRNYVRIELNTTRDVVFAYDIGNGDENLTVRSVVPWNDDEWHQVKAELNVKLARLRVDKLPWVVRPAPPQSFVRLGFDRPLYVGAAEHKMRPFLGCLRALRMNGATLNLEGKANETEGVRVNCTGHCQDPPVPCQNSGLCVERYSHYSCNCSVSAFDGPFCNHDIGGYFEEGTWVRYNILPVSLYAAREFASIVSSPWQPLPGYNLTSEEVSFSFSTTSAPAVLLYVSSFVKDYMAVLIKDDGSLQLRYQLGTSPYVFSLTTKPVTDGRPHRVNITRLHRTLYTQVDYLPVMEQQFSLFVDSKLDSPKNLYLGRVMETGVIDPEIQRYNTPGFSGCLSGVKFNSLVPLKAIFRPTSVVRPYSIRGELVESSCASMLPLTTVLIPPEMDPWYMGTEFPHVHDDGWIGVVIGFVTFLLLLLGALLVLLYFYYHRYKGSYHTNEPKAVQDYGSATKPLSARKDQNLPQILEEAKGD, encoded by the exons ATGGGCCCGCGCCGCCTCCTCGCGCTGCTGCTCGCCGCCTGCACCGGGCTCCTCGGCGGCCGCGCAC gacCCTGCTACGATGAGCTCGTCGCCCCCCTCTACTCCTCCTCCATCGGGGCCTCCTCCCGGTACAACATCTTCTACTCGGCCAGCTTTGCCCGGCTGCACA GCACCAGCGGCTGGTCCCCCGACCCCCGCGATAAGCAGCCCTGGCTCCAGATCGACCTGATGCAAAAGCACCGGATCCACGCGGTGGCCACGCAGGGGACCTTCAACACCTACGACTGGCTGACGCGCTACATCGTGCTCTACGGAGACCACCCCACCAGCTGGAAACCCTTCTTCCAGCAGGGCAGCAACTGG ACGTTCTTCGGGAACGTGAACGAGAGCGGGGTGGTGCGGCACGACCTGCACTACCCCATCCTCGCGCGCTACGTCCGCATCATCCCGGTGGCCTGGAACCCGCGCGGGAAGATTGGGCTGCGCCTGGGCCTCTATGGCTGCCCCTACC GGTCCCACGTGCTCTACTTCGACGGGGATGACGCCATCTCCTACCGCTTCCGGGCCAAGAGGATCAGCACCCTGGAGGATGACATCTCCTTCAACTTCAAGACCCTGGAGCAGGATGGGGTGCTGATGCACGGCGAGGGCTCGCAGGGCGACTTCATCACCGTGGAGCTCAAGCaggcccagctcctcctgcacatCAGCCTAG GCAGCAGCCCGGTGCACGGCCGCGAGGGCCGCACGACGGCGGCGGTGGGCAGCCTCCTGGACGACCAGCACTGGCACTCGCTGCGCATCGAGCGCTACGGCCGCCACGTCAACCTGACGCTGGACGGGGAGGTCAACCGCTTCCGCTGCCACGGCACCTTCGACCAACTCGACCTCGAAACCGAG ctCTTCTTTGGGGGGGTGATCGACCAGGACAAGCAGCACCTCACCTACCGGCAAAACTTCCGGGGCTGCGTGGAGAACATCATCTTCAACGGGGTCAACATCGCCGACCTGGCCCGGCACCGGAGACCCAACATCCGTTTCGAG GGCAGCGTGGGCCACTACTGCCAGGACCAGCTGAACACCCCCATCACCTTCGCCGGCATCGACAACTACGTGCGGGTGCCGGGGATCCCGCGGAGGAACCGCCTGGCCGTCAGCTTCCGCTTCCGCTCCTGGGACACCGCCGGCCTCCTGCTCTACACCGGCTTCGCTGACCGCCTTGGCTCCCTCGAGGTGATGCTGAGCGAGGGGCAGATCAACGTCTCCATCGCCCAGCCCGGCAAGAAGAAGCTGGAGTTCGCCGCGG GGCATCGCCTGAACGATGGCTTCTGGCACTCGGTGCAGCTGGTGGCACGGGACGGCTCGGCCGTGGTGACCATCGACGATGACGACGGTGCCGAGTTCCGGGTTGCGCACCCCTTCCAGCTCCGCACTGGCAGCCAGTACTTCTTCGGAg GCTGCCCAAAGCCGGCCACGGTCACCGGGTGCTGGTCGAACCAGACGTCCTTCCACGGCTGCCTGCAGATGCTGAGCGTGGACATGCAGCCCCTGGACGTGGAGCTGCTGGTGCAGCACCGGCTGGGGCAGTACTTCAACGTGCTCTTCAACGTCTGCGGCATCACGGACAG GTGCACCCCCAACCTCTGCGAGCACGACAGCCGCTGCGTCCAGTCCTGGGACGACTTCACCTGCGTCTGCGACCTGACGGGGTACAAGGGGGAGACCTGCCACAAAT CCCTTTACAAGGAGTCGTGTGACGCGTACCGGGTCAGCGGGAAAACCTCCGGGAACTACACCATCGACCCGGATGGCAGCGGGCCGCTCAAGCCCTTCACGGTGTACTGCGACATCCGAG AGGACCGGGCGTGGACCATCATCCGGCACAACCGGCACTACGCCACGCGGGTGACGGGCTCCAGCGTGGACCAGCCCTACCTGGGGGCCGTGGAGTACTGGAACGCCTCCTGGGCCGAGGTCTCGGCGCTGGCAAACGCCTCCAAGTACTGCGAGCAGCGCATCGAGCTCCACTGCTACAGCTCCCGCCTGCTCAACACCCCCT CCGGGCTGCCCTTCAGCTTCTGGATGGGCCGGCACGACGAGCGGCACTACTACTGGGGGGGCTCACGGCCGGGCATCCAGCGCTGCGCCTGCGGGCTGGACAAGAACTGCGCAGACCCCAAGTACTTCTGCAACTGCGACGCCGACCACGCGCTGTG GAGGACGGACAAGGGTCTGCTGACCTTCGTGGACCACCTGCCCGTCACCCAGGTTGTGGTTGGAGACACCAACCGCTCCGGCTCCGAAGCCCAGTTCCTGCTGGGGCCCCTCCGGTGCTACGGAGACC GCAACACCTGGAACACCGTCTCCTTCAACAagggcacagccctgctcttccccACCTTCCAGGCCAACCACAGCCTGGACATCTCCTTCTACTTCAAGACCACCGCCTCGTCTGGCGTCTTCCTGGAGAACCCCGGCTCCCGAAACTACGTCCGCATCGAGCTCAACA ccaccaGGGACGTGGTGTTCGCCTACGACATCGGGAACGGGGACGAGAACCTGACGGTGCGGTCGGTGGTGCCCTGGAACGACGACGAGTGGCACCAGGTGAAGGCGGAGCTGAACGTCAAGCTGGCGCGGCTGCGGGTGGACAAGCTGCCCTGGGTGGTGCGGCCGGCCCCCCCGCAGAGCTTCGTCCGCCTGGGCTTCGACAGACCCCTCTACGTCG GCGCGGCGGAGCACAAGATGCGCCCGTTCCTGGGGTGCCTGCGGGCGCTGCGGATGAACGGGGCGACGCTCAACCTGGAGGGCAAGGCCAACGAGACGGAGGGCGTGCGGGTCAACTGCACCGGGCACTGCCAGGACCCGCCGGTGCCCTGCCAGAACAGCGGGCTCTGCGTCGAGCGCTACAGCCACTACAGCTGCAACTGCAGCGTCTCCGCCTTCGACGGGCCCTTCTGCAACCACG ACATCGGCGGGTACTTCGAGGAGGGCACCTGGGTGCGGTACAACATCCTGCCCGTCTCGCTGTACGCCGCCCGCGAGTTCGCCAGCATCgtcagcagcccctggcagcccctgcccggctACAACCTCACCAGCGAGGAGGTCAGCTTCAGCTTCAGCACCACCTCGGCGCCCGCCGTCCTGCTCTACGTCAGCTCCTTCGTCAAGGACTACATGGCGGTGCTCATCAAGGATGATG GGAGCCTGCAGCTCCGCTACCAGCTGGGCACCAGCCCCTACGTCTTCTCCCTCACCACCAAGCCGGTGACGGACGGGAGGCCCCACCGCGTCAACATCACCCGCCTGCACCGCACGCTCTACACccag GTGGATTACCTCCCCGTCATGGAGCAGCAGTTCTCCCTGTTTgtggacagcaagctggactCGCCCAAAAACCTGTACCTGGGGCGCGTGATGG AGACCGGCGTGATCGACCCCGAGATCCAGCGCTACAACACGCCCGGCTTCTCGGGCTGCCTCTCGGGTGTGAAGTTCAACAGCCTGGTTCCCCTCAAAGCCATCTTCCGCCCCACCAGCGTCGTGCGGCCCTACAGCATCCGCGGGGAGCTGGTGGAGTCGAGCTGTGCCTCCATGCTCCCCCTCACCACCGTCCTCATCCCCCCCGAGATGGACCCCTGGTACATGGGCACAG AGTTCCCCCACGTGCACGACGACGGCTGGATCGGGGTCGTCATCGGGT TCGTCaccttcctgctcctgctgctcggggcgctgctggtgctgctctaCTTCTACTACCACCGCTACAAGGGCTCCTACCACACCAACGAGCCCAAGGCCGTCCAGGATTACGGCAGTGCCACCAAACCGCTGTCGGCACGCAAGGACCAGAACCTGCCCCAGATCCTGGAGGAGGCAAAAGGAGActag
- the CCR10 gene encoding C-C chemokine receptor type 10, with protein MQEQATPGPTATEPTATTDFYPLEDGYGALPELCEKQAVQGFARAYQPAAYVLLSLLGAAGNGLVLLTHTRYRRARSVTDVCLLHLALSDLLLLLTLPFAITDALQGWTPGTAACKALQGLYALNFYSGFLFLTCISVDRYVAIVRVPAACRLRPRARRHGWLTAGLVWLLGALLALPQFVYSQVEQHQDLQLCRVVFPRAVSRGARGATNLVQVVLGFVVPFLVMTSCYAAVARTLLAARGAQPHRALRVLLALVLVFVALQLPHSLMVLLDTAELLAARELSCAQSRRRDLALLVTGGLAYLRCCLNPLLYAFLGQRFRRELCLLASDAGCVGPLDPRCPGCPSPRRRASLSTCQDEL; from the exons ATGCAGGAGCAG GCgacccccggccccaccgccaCGGAGCCGACTGCCACCACCGACTTCTACCCCTTGGAGGACGGGTACGGCGCGCTGCCCGAGCTCTGCGAGAAGCAGGCGGTGCAGGGCTTCGCCCGCGCCTACCAGCCGGCCGCCTATGTGCTGCTCTCGCTGCTGGGCGCAGCGGGCAACGGGCTGGTGCTGCTCACGCACACCCGCTACCGCCGGGCACGCAGCGTCACCGACGTCTGCCTGCTGCACCTCGCGCTGTCCgacctcctgctgctcctgacgCTGCCCTTCGCCATCACCGACGCGCTGCAGGGCTGGACCCCGGGCACGGCCGCCTGCAAGGCGCTGCAGGGCCTCTACGCCCTCAACTTCTACAGCGGGTTCCTCTTCCTCACCTGCATCAGCGTGGACCGCTACGTGGCCATCGTGCGGGTGCCGGCCGCCTGCCGCCTGCGCCCGCGGGCCCGCCGCCACGGCTGGCTGACGGCGGGGCTGGTCTGGCTGCTGGGCGCGCTGCTGGCGCTGCCCCAGTTCGTCTACAGCCAAGTGGAGCAGCACCAGGACCTCCAGCTCTGCCGCGTGGTCTTCCCTCGGGCGGTCtcgcggggggcccggggggccaCCAACCTGGTGCAGGTCGTGCTGGGCTTCGTGGTGCCCTTCCTGGTGATGACGAGCTGCTACGCAGCCGTGGCGCGGACGCTGCTGGCGGCGCGAGGGGCCCAGCCGCACCGGGCGCTGCGGGTGCTGCTGGCCCTCGTGCTGGTGTTCGTGGCCCTGCAGCTGCCCCACAGCCTGATGGTGCTGCTGGACACGGCCGAGCTGCTGGCCGCCCGCGAGCTGAGCTGCGCCCAGAGCCGCCGCCGGGACCTGGCGCTGCTGGTGACGGGCGGGCTGGCGTACCTGCGCTGCTGCCTCAACCCGCTGCTCTACGCCTTCCTGGGCCAGCGCTTCCGCCGCGAGCTCTGCCTGCTGGCCAGCGATGCCGGCTGCGTCGGGCCCCTCGACCCGCGCTGCCCCGGCTGCCCCAGTCCCCGCCGGCGGGCATCGCTCTCCACCTGCCAGGACGAGCTGTAG